A single Ctenopharyngodon idella isolate HZGC_01 chromosome 22, HZGC01, whole genome shotgun sequence DNA region contains:
- the armc1l gene encoding armadillo repeat containing 1, like has protein sequence MMDALSVVTQLRDLASEPQNREVIVQDQGCLPGLVLFLDHKDSKVLFATLQTLRYLAESPRNINTMKNELGMMVSLETLMERTGMTTDITDLAKEVYCVLSGQTQRRACQTPEQQKRRNKPQFFINSSNKKAKSVTLHIQGLDGADQRGVCEEALLRVKGVISFTFQMALKRCTVRIRADLSTESLATAIAATNVLSAKQVVKNENGEEVLLPLSTSGSKVEENSHLPDYLPEDESPEKELDRAVSRTGAKQDTGGSWLNTAASFLTKTFYW, from the exons ATGATGGATGCATTATCAGTAGTCACACAGCTGCGGGACTTGGCATCTGAACCACAGAATCGGGAGGTGATTGTTCAGGACCAGGGTTGCCTTCCAGGACTAGTGCTGTTTCTAGACCATAAGGACTCTAAAGTGCTTTTTGCCACCCTTCAG ACTTTGCGGTACCTGGCTGAATCGCCCCGCAACATCAACACCATGAAAAATGAGCTTGGCATGATGGTGAGCCTGGAGACATTGATGGAGAg GACTGGCATGACGACTGATATTACAGACCTTGCGAAAGAGGTGTATTGTGTGTTGAGTGGTCAAACACAGAGACGGGCTTGTCAGACTCCAGAGCAGCAGAAGAGGAGGAACAAACCACAGTTCTTCATCAACAGCTCCAACAAGAAAGCCAAATCAGTTACCCTGCACATACAAGGCTTAGATGGGGCA GATCAGAGAGGTGTCTGTGAAGAGGCCCTTTTGAGGGTCAAAGGTGTAATCAGTTTCACGTTCCAGATGGCTCTGAAGAGATGTACCGTACGCATCCGTGCCGACCTGTCCACTGAG AGTCTGGCCACTGCTATTGCTGCCACAAACGTGCTTTCAGCTAAACAGGtggtgaaaaatgaaaatggagaAGAG GTTCTCCTTCCGCTCAGCACCTCTGGCTCAAAGGTAGAAGAGAATTCCCACCTGCCAGATTACCTGCCAGAGGACGAGAGTCCAGAGAAAGAGCTTGACCGTGCAGTGTCCCGTACTGGTGCTAAACAGGACACCGGTGGCAGCTGGCTGAACACAGCAGCCAGTTTCCTCACTAAAACCTTCTACTGGTAA
- the mtfr2 gene encoding mitochondrial fission regulator 2 — protein sequence MSLLEDIVDLLRCVLEYFGVPPDMLIPVWESTQCGQYRSIVRMIGTNLPLCPHPRLRFQIPLQTFNRQGHIDVSVDTPAIPTLADVLWLVEDEGDSHTKFRTAIPLRKHCVQQGFEIPSLGCERSLSVSVPAQKRGRVLEPGTQPEALQKISALEEELQRLRAQIAMIVTAPAGRAVLPADPGTPCSTLPIPVLTSTPVCPPPPPPPPLPPPAMASCTEVSVSEVIRQRQAAKREKLAPCDPSPGTAPAALPSMLEVLRDLNQVKLRSVERSPGGTPVRRRKSKGVACSSDPAALIAEALKKKFAHRQRDDSFGKENRSAEPSPFSSPDTPRILHHTRRSQGRIHL from the exons ATGTCTCTGCTGGAGGACATCGTTGATCTCCTGAGATGTGTCCTGGAATACTTTGGAGTGCCACCTGACATG TTGATTCCAGTATGGGAGAGTACACAGTGTGGACAGTACCGCAGTATAGTCCGTATGATTGGAACAAACCTTCCTCTCTGTCCTCACCCACGGCTGCGATTTCAG ATTCCTCTGCAGACATTCAATAGACAAGGGCATATTGATGTGTCAGTGGATACGCCAGCCATTCCTACATTGGCGGATGTACTTTGGCTGGTGGAGGATGAAGGAGACAGCCACACTAAATTCAG AACTGCCATCCCGCTGAGGAAACACTGTGTACAGCAAGGTTTTGAGATTCCTTCATTGGGGTGTGAACGTTCATTGTCCGTGTCTGTACCGGCTCAGAAGAGAGGCAGGGTGCTGGAGCCGGGAACCCAGCCAGAGGCCCTGCAGAAGATCTCAGCTCTGGAAGAGGAACTGCAGAGACTACGAGCACAGATCGCTATGATAGTCACAGCTCCAGCAG GCCGTGCCGTTCTTCCAGCTGATCCTGGCACTCCATGCTCTACTCTACCAATTCCTGTCCTTACTTCCACTCCTGTCTGTCCTCCTCCACCACCTCCACCCCCACTTCCTCCTCCGGCTATGGCCAGCTGCACAGAGGTGTCCGTTTCGGAAGTGATTCGACAAAGACAGGCAGCAAAAAGGGAAAAGCTTGCGCCGTGTGATCCGTCTCCAGGTACAGCGCCTGCTGCCCTGCCGTCCATGTTAGAGGTGCTGAGAGATCTGAATCAGGTCAAACTGCGTTCTGTCGAGAG ATCTCCAGGTGGAACTCCAGTAAGGAGACGGAAGAGTAAAGGCGTAGCATGTTCATCTGACCCTGCAGCTCTCATCGCCGAAGCACTGAAAAAGAAGTTtgcacacagacagagagacgaTTCGTTTGGTAAAGAGAACCGCTCAGCTGAACCCTCTCCTTTCAGCAGTCCAGACACTCCCAGG ATTCTCCATCACACCAGACGCAGCCAGGGACGCATTCACCTTTGA